One segment of Metallosphaera cuprina Ar-4 DNA contains the following:
- a CDS encoding type IA DNA topoisomerase, producing MRLIIAEKPSVARDIAKALGKPVRKEGYLVVGENLVTWTYGHLLQIGDLAPRKWDLKDLPFFPERFWYKAIPGKERQLKVVGTLLSKASEVVNCGDAGREGELIVREVLDYLGFKGRVLRFWTSEALTPEVVRREFMRLRDSSEFDDLYFSALARQNGDWIVGINLTRLVTLKAGGGEVWSVGRVQTPTLAMIVRRDEEIESFKPETYYVILGKFEGIEGVMLRDGVEARLGKDEAERTVSKLEKESFARVLKVDKEERSERPPLLHSLTSLQREANVLYGFTAKRTLDLAQRLYEEFKLISYPRTEARYLGDNNKGLAKEVLKRLGREELIPRVDRVGKRVFDSSRLTDHHAIIPLDKAKDDLPRQERMIYDLVLRKFLGAFMEDYEYEVQRLYLQLDGEIFLSQGKRNVRLGWMELYPHEDNPIPLPSGSVRKDEVRVEARQTKAPPRYTESTLLREMERLRLGTPATRAGIIETLIERDYVRREGKTLRSTGKGRELVKKLASSKVTSPDMTSEWEKELEEIYVKRRGREGYDEFIGKIKEFTREEVVKLLKEEFKVENRATPEMLSLAKMVSKDLGVEVPGTGMEEVKRFLDEYLPKRRITCKCGGEVRAFERGWKCVKCKSVVWREIAGKRITFKQAKALFEGKELKMRGFKSRSGKRFSAVVYLEDGKVKFKF from the coding sequence TTGAGGCTAATAATAGCTGAGAAACCCAGCGTCGCGCGAGACATAGCCAAAGCGCTGGGTAAGCCTGTAAGAAAGGAGGGTTACCTCGTAGTAGGGGAAAACCTGGTTACGTGGACTTACGGACATCTCCTCCAGATAGGTGATCTAGCCCCAAGGAAATGGGACCTTAAGGACTTGCCTTTCTTCCCGGAGAGGTTCTGGTACAAGGCGATACCGGGGAAGGAGAGGCAGTTAAAGGTCGTTGGAACCCTCTTGTCTAAGGCCAGCGAGGTGGTCAACTGCGGGGACGCGGGTAGAGAGGGGGAGCTAATAGTTAGGGAGGTTCTGGATTACCTGGGCTTTAAGGGTAGGGTTTTGAGGTTTTGGACGTCTGAGGCCCTCACGCCCGAGGTGGTGAGAAGGGAGTTCATGAGATTGAGGGACTCGTCTGAGTTTGACGATCTCTACTTTAGCGCCCTAGCTAGACAGAACGGGGACTGGATAGTGGGGATAAACTTAACGAGATTGGTAACCCTTAAGGCTGGAGGCGGGGAAGTTTGGAGCGTGGGTAGGGTTCAAACTCCAACCTTGGCTATGATAGTGAGGAGAGACGAGGAGATCGAGAGCTTCAAGCCCGAGACCTATTACGTAATCCTAGGGAAGTTTGAGGGGATTGAAGGGGTGATGCTGAGAGATGGTGTTGAGGCTAGATTGGGGAAGGATGAGGCTGAGCGAACTGTGTCAAAACTGGAGAAGGAGAGCTTCGCTAGGGTTTTGAAGGTTGACAAGGAGGAGAGGAGCGAGAGGCCTCCGCTCCTTCACTCCCTGACCTCACTCCAGAGAGAGGCTAACGTGCTCTACGGCTTCACGGCGAAGAGAACTCTCGACCTGGCGCAGAGACTTTACGAAGAGTTCAAACTCATAAGCTACCCCAGAACGGAGGCCAGATACCTAGGGGATAACAACAAGGGTTTGGCTAAGGAAGTTCTAAAAAGGTTGGGAAGGGAGGAACTGATACCTAGGGTTGATAGGGTGGGGAAGAGGGTCTTCGACTCCTCAAGGCTGACCGATCATCACGCGATCATTCCTCTGGACAAAGCCAAGGATGACTTACCTAGACAGGAGAGGATGATATACGATCTGGTCTTACGCAAGTTCTTGGGGGCTTTCATGGAGGACTACGAGTACGAAGTGCAGAGACTATACCTCCAGTTAGACGGGGAGATCTTCCTCTCTCAGGGGAAGAGAAACGTTAGGTTAGGATGGATGGAGCTCTACCCCCATGAGGACAACCCCATACCTCTGCCGAGCGGGTCCGTTAGAAAGGACGAGGTGAGGGTAGAGGCTAGACAGACGAAGGCCCCTCCTAGGTACACGGAGTCCACGCTTTTAAGAGAGATGGAGAGGCTTAGGTTGGGAACTCCAGCCACCAGGGCGGGTATAATAGAGACGCTAATAGAGAGGGATTACGTGAGGAGGGAGGGGAAGACGTTGAGGTCTACGGGGAAGGGAAGGGAACTCGTGAAGAAACTGGCCTCGAGTAAGGTGACGAGCCCCGACATGACCTCAGAGTGGGAGAAGGAGTTAGAAGAGATCTACGTTAAGAGGAGGGGAAGGGAAGGTTATGACGAGTTCATCGGGAAGATAAAGGAGTTCACTAGGGAGGAGGTCGTCAAGTTGTTAAAGGAGGAGTTTAAGGTGGAGAACAGGGCCACACCTGAGATGTTGAGCCTAGCTAAGATGGTCTCTAAGGACTTGGGAGTGGAGGTGCCCGGAACCGGGATGGAGGAGGTTAAGCGATTCCTCGATGAGTACCTCCCTAAGCGAAGGATCACGTGTAAGTGTGGAGGGGAGGTGAGGGCTTTCGAAAGGGGATGGAAGTGCGTCAAGTGTAAGTCCGTGGTGTGGAGGGAGATAGCCGGGAAGAGGATAACTTTCAAACAGGCCAAGGCGCTCTTTGAGGGAAAGGAGTTGAAGATGAGGGGGTTTAAGTCCAGGAGCGGGAAGAGGTTCAGCGCGGTAGTTTACCTGGAGGATGGGAAGGTCAAGTTCAAGTTCTGA
- a CDS encoding radical SAM protein, whose product MQLLKLMEGYPDIPKEVIVKEDVLLKGLSFSDSALSQSYQEKAYYLFTFDPDNPEKVKSRGRVIPQEIMIYGGPLNLRNTVIQSRHSLSSPYRVDLVEGELYLLLNDEPLARVKLAPKPSYYGRTLSNGMRVEEVAPAIYWGETADVTAFRICEYWNVNQQCKFCDINENFKSWGYLRDKLGAVVPPDLVAEAVELSSSSVKRYLITGGAIRDYKKEVEFYLNYVRRTEESLSRDIPLRLNVQALRREDLEKFYELGVDYYHPNLEVWDERLFSLLSPGKERNVGREEWLRRTVEAVKIFGVGNVSPNFVAGVEMAYSDAFPYGFRRVEDAVKSTSQGIEYLMSKDVTPKFDTWGLEPRSWLGMSGAKAPPVEYYLELYRSYLELKKKYGMPWPGGLGEAGPGVSKVPASGFMDVSN is encoded by the coding sequence ATGCAACTTCTAAAACTCATGGAGGGCTACCCTGACATACCAAAGGAGGTAATAGTTAAGGAGGACGTTCTCCTTAAGGGATTGAGCTTCTCGGATTCGGCTCTGTCTCAAAGCTATCAAGAGAAGGCGTACTACCTCTTCACGTTTGATCCGGACAACCCCGAGAAGGTTAAGTCAAGAGGTAGGGTGATCCCTCAGGAGATCATGATCTACGGAGGCCCTCTGAACCTTAGGAACACGGTTATACAGTCTAGGCACTCTCTTTCCTCTCCCTATCGCGTTGACCTAGTCGAAGGAGAGCTCTACCTTCTTCTCAATGACGAACCGTTAGCTAGGGTTAAACTGGCGCCGAAACCTAGCTATTACGGTAGGACCCTAAGTAACGGGATGAGGGTTGAGGAAGTCGCCCCCGCAATTTACTGGGGAGAGACGGCCGACGTTACGGCCTTTAGGATTTGCGAGTACTGGAACGTCAATCAGCAGTGCAAGTTCTGCGACATAAACGAGAACTTCAAATCCTGGGGATATCTAAGGGATAAGCTGGGCGCCGTCGTCCCCCCGGACTTGGTGGCTGAGGCGGTGGAGCTTTCATCAAGTAGCGTTAAGAGATACCTCATAACGGGGGGAGCTATAAGGGACTACAAGAAGGAGGTCGAGTTTTACTTAAATTACGTGAGGAGAACTGAGGAGAGCCTGTCCAGAGATATACCGTTAAGGCTTAACGTTCAAGCCCTCAGACGTGAGGACTTGGAGAAGTTTTACGAGCTTGGGGTCGACTACTATCATCCTAACTTGGAGGTTTGGGACGAGAGGCTCTTCTCCCTGCTCTCACCTGGCAAGGAGAGAAACGTGGGGAGGGAGGAGTGGCTTAGGAGGACAGTAGAGGCTGTTAAAATCTTCGGAGTGGGTAACGTGAGCCCTAACTTCGTGGCTGGAGTTGAGATGGCGTACTCCGATGCCTTTCCGTACGGCTTTAGGAGAGTTGAGGACGCCGTAAAATCAACCTCTCAGGGCATTGAGTACCTTATGTCCAAGGACGTTACGCCTAAGTTCGACACATGGGGCTTAGAACCTAGATCCTGGTTAGGCATGAGCGGAGCTAAAGCTCCACCAGTTGAGTACTACCTTGAGCTTTACAGGTCTTACCTGGAGTTGAAGAAGAAGTACGGTATGCCCTGGCCCGGAGGTTTGGGGGAGGCCGGACCTGGAGTCTCTAAAGTTCCAGCTTCAGGCTTCATGGACGTTAGTAACTGA
- a CDS encoding MBL fold metallo-hydrolase, producing MKLSNSVEVFPGSPNVLVYDRRVVVDLGGKLSSLNLEGEVQLATHGHMDHIAGLLRPSKVKYLPKEDLWALSLLGRRVMTYGFSSKDSPIFTYDLVKDEISTSGDPEVEVIKLPGHTPGHSGYILDNLLYAGDAFFGRKILESFVFPFYLDFWAALDSLQVIKEMMRSLNNVVISHGPIQEKRKMSETLEFNISYAEKLVSWVKDSISYGATAEEVVVKLMSKVGEVRPTNVTLNSITAKSILSQVAKEIRVEERGVVYKA from the coding sequence ATGAAGCTCTCTAACTCCGTTGAGGTTTTCCCAGGCAGTCCCAACGTTCTAGTTTACGACAGGAGGGTCGTCGTGGATCTCGGTGGGAAGCTCTCCTCCTTAAACTTAGAGGGGGAGGTCCAACTGGCAACCCACGGTCACATGGATCACATAGCCGGGTTGCTCAGACCGAGCAAGGTCAAATATTTACCTAAGGAGGACCTCTGGGCGCTCTCTCTGCTGGGTAGGAGGGTTATGACTTACGGATTTTCCTCTAAGGACTCACCTATCTTCACGTACGACCTGGTTAAGGACGAGATATCAACGTCAGGTGACCCCGAGGTTGAGGTCATTAAGTTACCTGGACACACTCCAGGACATTCGGGTTACATCTTAGACAACCTACTTTACGCTGGGGACGCGTTCTTCGGAAGGAAGATCTTGGAGTCCTTCGTTTTCCCCTTTTACCTTGACTTTTGGGCAGCCCTCGACTCCCTTCAGGTAATAAAGGAGATGATGAGGTCCTTAAACAACGTCGTGATATCTCACGGACCGATCCAAGAGAAGAGGAAGATGAGCGAGACTTTAGAGTTTAACATAAGTTACGCCGAGAAGCTCGTGTCCTGGGTTAAGGACTCCATATCGTATGGAGCTACGGCGGAGGAGGTCGTTGTGAAGCTGATGAGTAAGGTAGGTGAGGTGAGGCCAACTAACGTTACGCTCAACTCAATCACCGCTAAGTCGATCCTAAGCCAAGTAGCTAAGGAGATCAGAGTCGAGGAGAGGGGAGTCGTTTACAAGGCTTAG